From a single Zygotorulaspora mrakii chromosome 2, complete sequence genomic region:
- the HOB2 gene encoding Hob2p (similar to Saccharomyces cerevisiae YPR117W; ancestral locus Anc_3.443): protein MCNMVTAKVKELAENVVLILMILFIFQSIVNAGLLFIVRRFSGSTNSISFRIWGRTIRGLRVRTPSCKLRVGKIGLTFGKKIAVTFSDIDIVVLKDIQKTREEIRKNSDQVGSEPLDSVELLLSGKVLWILNKIFPLCCYFQVMSLRLLDGTVIKVDLSSVAVDGISEDKLRAEMFLHSICNTKKGDTIHNISYQLKCDMLRKEERGTKRCRVTMKNWSSYLRLNGLHFHVNDLMNWNADHDKHATINDDNNCNNDNTNDNTNNSDPTKNSNNDETEKGNIELDENVVNFYEAKLQNILRKYRGPIEILRVVDIKVEDLIISYKHYMHVKVSSIQFYMETVDIYSYGFNLEFLPSTVHKANNHEISMSVSTFTMDVKETSVIRIPFINNVITTDILSFLAHGNPITKAKISHNMNIINPSIVVTIKQVLDALTYFNKYKQMIHLRSDRLSRDPQTKNVALAILKKNVQSLPSFILKPAIWNFSSTLQFSTDEHMVFKFYSIQALLHRKNILLNSSGFDRARSRPELAFIERDPFSKQITNYLKISNVSLLFMKLPTSNTEAITTVPICGFERSDTFLDEKFDEKINIESTLRHLTLSLDDLDVLGKMHAVLFRILQTYNMGRMSDLADEESCIHTKKRSDNHSTHWFLQLRLKDFSCSLLLAKYLPVFLDPLATKNFNMSDISRGMIFVMRESFATASPEEKTFRAVTASLIRVMEDQSLKQVSDVVVDLKELSVVVRPSKTVQVTLPSVQFNVDVSTIWLIFFIKTAIVEYSSFPGKPRHKYPGKEMSNESSYSVALDIEKTIIEVMLPQNTPLLLSLEDIHYSPVTSVLHISNISIFVKSVYVKEIPVQVSLLNINDFEVILGDIGEGHSVKVSTSSIRFHTEYHFRFYMVVDNMINMFKSVKQIELAFSDLHKFHRLRPSQQHPVELTSIDIFTERFVVSVEEDPFEQELGLILKIGVLEQRDRLEKLQEFNEQRKRTRTHNERAESGSLFPTIESSMSSDIDLSDDISEKEAFQAILENFSTSWIARYRMAKLKFHGRTSRIVKRAEMGAERYFYSPLDSNTVGNLLIEKLHLNLGAPSFPIANFADFVHKYGKGVPKDRLYTLLLIMGVDIRTGLWELRLRDYPLPIVSFPDSHTTGDMVFGERMPEEKSLRTVYIPFIPAASRAEYSKSNSIYGSHIIRTMNSIKIFFNIKSKVQSPLPASITWGKSLQPGYTSLMLWFDYLTRPQEDPSPKMGFWDKFRFLVHGKWTYDFSEVSKFHLNIKGSQHPYKIADDGAGLSFCWSGGTTIHIHKSEDPKELLNIESKQFQLAVRDFTATNKFDKVLMKLAGHVIWKLGLLFEQGDIHKAGEEARLPPCKPHYEVELVHPSHVTDFESYDSFSGFRSDFIHMSIGVYSSAKGSSNNLYLAPHSVYHFLNWWNLFHTYTSGPIRQGPLFTDLVQNPMKFGKSLFTLKYQLHLEPLVLTHVYRHYTDFDDTNHVSFTGLKGKVQALRIDLHQKRVKLTHTNEKLKRSKPVWKFKMSTGELDCTEADIRILSAIFDRSEGDEILASRFGFRTDQKSFKPPLFVVNEKELKESEWYDYEDYIDLDQVSLESSILFKLEAIPLMYSPRISYFRKINDDGYVVPFPFGREESHDCMIGKNHPERTQEHLVRQRVAEIEKDIKKVAKHLESVQQSQEGPGNIKKVEAKVAALTASLHELKHRLHIVHIILDDLKLSEVAPSIYSSGDSESSVSSSFDSNDDSDESHISDSPLLRSTTIESFRSMRQASSLQVNSTYDNRFIVHSIQFKINKIIRQHLFEYASNAFERKSMQFFLTYKSVMILKELLNTTIVDAKTSSSDFDSFGTDEGVSNAEFVQRFEELIREVPSDNFDFVDSYLFRLISPQLQFMSDVEPDSAVILAARDIEMGIIDIMQIIGKSGQRIPMDIDTIVETRYCAVSKDIQLFTLSKQDIISTGGKGFHQNGYGMHEDSKFWPPWIPLEMCYDGALLEKHVFLRRRSMFFTYTSPNPLFFTDEDTTGLSKEAKFRVGFPGLVLTSTSQQYCAVYNITQDLLSFQSTLDEKVEKLAKVILADEVRNNLEKLDVSVVTTLQRKVKDLYYTREFLKVHDHRLYNKTAQELTYEIQTTLLELSILMTAVKKNYDRLVSGSKSSQKKLNWHIGTDELIWELYDDETKPFMTIGLGPSNYIRSQISNGLNSNMIAISSLQCFNQQEAPVYLELLAPFEDNPHYDKSIPMVELSWKQGPPIGGIADLESMIISLQPILFKMDHITSEKIMNYMFPAKEKMQAIISPVPKQTSISTVLNSQGIRRSPSVGSLSSGRSSSEGKDFDSPDTTSVFSSSDAASIIKRNPKKITTSILNQPDENINEMVKRSGTFFNVKTILIKKTTMSVCYKGAHHVLTDVNNLIVKVPNLTYVNKVWSRDEFFAALKRDITKVVVQHLGTIIGNKFIPHKKENKLKASMDISQLLSLEARTENSSIASSNYHVHRIKKKHSGTSSKNSKNTTIPTNDDSEVKPFFPTAEDTLQ, encoded by the coding sequence ATGTGCAATATGGTGACAGCTAAGGTGAAAGAACTGGCTGAAAACGTTGTACTGATACTAATGATTCTGTTTATATTTCAGTCAATTGTCAATGCCGGTTTGCTGTTCATTGTGCGACGATTCAGTGGTTCCACAAACTCGATTTCATTTCGCATATGGGGAAGAACCATTCGAGGTTTGCGAGTAAGGACCCCCTCGTGCAAGTTGAGAGTCGGCAAGATAGGTTTGACTTTTGGCAAGAAAATTGCGGTAACGTTTAGTGATATCGATATCGTGGTCCTAAAGGATATACAGAAAACACGCGAGGAAATCCGCAAAAACTCTGATCAGGTCGGCTCAGAGCCCTTGGATTCCGTGGAATTATTGCTAAGTGGCAAGGTTCTGTGGATTCTCAACAAGATCTTCCCTTTGTGCTGCTACTTCCAGGTGATGTCTCTCCGGCTGCTGGACGGTACTGTCATCAAGGTAGACCTGAGTTCGGTGGCTGTCGACGGTATATCGGAGGATAAACTTAGGGCAGAAATGTTCTTGCATTCAATATGCAATACAAAGAAAGGTGATACCATTCATAATATCAGTTATCAACTGAAATGTGACATGCTGCGAAAAGAGGAGAGAGGTACAAAGAGGTGCAGAGTTacgatgaaaaattggtctTCCTATTTGAGATTGAATGGTCTGCATTTTCACGTGAATGATCTAATGAACTGGAACGCCGACCATGACAAACATGCAACCattaatgatgataataattgtaataatgataatactaATGACAATACTAATAACAGTGATCCAACTAAAAATTCTAATAATGACGAGACAGAGAAAGGCAATATAGAGCTGGATGAAAACGTGGTGAATTTCTATGAGGCAAAACTCCAGAATATATTGAGAAAGTATAGAGGGCCCATAGAGATCCTAAGAGTTGTCGACATAAAAGTGGAAGATCTCATCATTTCTTATAAACATTATATGCATGTGAAAGTTTCGAGCATACAATTCTATATGGAAACAGTAGACATCTATAGCTATGGTTTCAATTTAGAGTTTTTGCCCTCGACTGTTCATAAAGCAAATAACCACGAGATATCAATGTCAGTGAGTACTTTCACAATGGATGTGAAAGAAACGTCAGTGATAAGAATTCCATTTATCAATAATGTCATAACCACAGATATACTGTCTTTTTTGGCTCACGGCAATCCTATTACGAAGGCAAAAATCTCTCACAATATGAATATAATAAATCCATCCATTGTCGTAACAATCAAGCAAGTTTTAGATGCGCTaacatatttcaataaatacaaACAAATGATTCATCTAAGATCTGATAGATTATCCAGAGATCCACAAACCAAAAATGTAGCATTGgcaattctgaaaaaaaatgttcaaaGCTTGCCCAGCTTCATTCTTAAACCAGCAATCTGGAATTTCAGTTCCACTCTGCAATTTTCAACTGATGAACATATGGTGTTCAAATTTTACAGTATCCAAGCTCTTCTGCATCgcaaaaatattttattgaataGCTCTGGTTTTGATCGTGCTCGATCGCGCCCAGAATTGGCGTTTATAGAAAGAGATCCGTTCAGTAAACAGATCACGaactatttgaaaataagcAATGTTAGTTTGCTATTCATGAAATTGCCAACATCAAACACAGAAGCTATAACAACTGTACCAATTTGtggatttgaaagaagtgatACTTTCTTGgatgaaaagtttgacGAGAAAATTAACATTGAGAGTACCCTCAGACACTTGACTTTGAGTTTAGATGATCTGGATGTGCTCGGAAAAATGCATGCCGTCCTTTTCAGGATTTTGCAAACATATAATATGGGAAGGATGTCCGATCTAGCTGACGAGGAGAGTTGCATACATACCAAGAAACGCTCTGATAACCATAGTACTCATTGGTTCTTACAATTGAGGCTAAAAGACTTTTCTTGCTCACTATTGTTGGCAAAATATCTGCCGGTGTTCTTGGATCCTTTAGCAACaaaaaacttcaatatGTCTGATATTTCAAGGGGTATGATTTTTGTCATGAGAGAGTCATTTGCTACTGCAAGTCCAGAAGAGAAGACCTTCAGAGCGGTAACAGCTTCGTTAATTCGTGTGATGGAAGACCAGTCCTTGAAGCAGGTTTCTGATGTTGTTGTCgatttgaaggaattaTCGGTTGTCGTTAGACCGAGCAAGACAGTGCAAGTAACGTTGCCTAGCGTGCAATTCAATGTTGATGTGAGCACAATATggttgatatttttcattaaaaCAGCGATTGTAGAATACAGCTCCTTCCCAGGAAAGCCTCGTCATAAATATCCAGGAAAGGAAATGTCTAATGAATCCAGTTATTCAGTCGCTCTGGATATTGAGAAGACAATAATAGAAGTAATGTTGCCTCAGAACACGCCTTTGCTACTTTCATTGGAGGACATTCATTATTCCCCTGTCACTAGCGTTCTGCatatatcaaatatatcGATATTTGTCAAATCAGTATATGTGAAAGAGATACCGGTTCAAGTTTCTTTACTTAATAtaaatgattttgaagtaATCCTTGGAGACATTGGGGAAGGCCATTCAGTAAAAGTCTCTACATCTTCCATTCGCTTTCACACAGAATATCATTTCAGGTTCTATATGGTTGTCGACAACATGATCAATATGTTCAAATCGGTCAAGCAAATTGAGCTCGCTTTTTCTGATCTGCATAAATTTCATAGGTTGCGTCCATCTCAACAGCATCCAGTTGAGTTGACGtctattgatatttttacAGAGCGATTTGTTGTTagtgttgaagaagatccTTTCGAACAGGAGTTGGGACTAATTTTAAAAATAGGTGTTCTTGAACAACGAGATAGATTGGAAAAGCTGCAGGAATTCAATGAGCAGAGAAAACGAACTCGAACTCACAATGAGAGAGCTGAAAGTGGGAGCTTATTTCCTACGATAGAAAGTTCAATGTCCTCTGACATCGATCTATCGGATGATATCTCAGAGAAAGAGGCCTTTCAGGCAATTCTAGAAAACTTTTCGACTTCGTGGATCGCAAGATATAGAATGGCAAAACTTAAGTTTCATGGAAGAACATCGCGCATAGTAAAGCGAGCAGAAATGGGGGCTGAGAGGTACTTTTACTCTCCCTTGGATTCTAATACGGTGGGAAATCttcttattgaaaaattgcatTTAAATCTGGGAGCACCAAGTTTTCCGATTGCAAACTTTGCAGATTTTGTTCACAAGTACGGGAAAGGTGTTCCTAAAGATCGACTATACACTCTTTTACTAATTATGGGAGTAGATATTCGTACAGGGTTATGGGAACTTAGACTAAGAGATTACCCATTGCCCATTGTCTCATTTCCGGATTCCCATACCACAGGAGATATGGTGTTTGGAGAGAGAATGCCCGAAGAGAAATCTCTGAGAACTGTATATATCCCCTTCATTCCTGCTGCTTCAAGAGCTGAATATTCCAAAAGCAATTCCATCTACGGATCGCATATAATTCGTACAATGAACTCTATtaagatatttttcaacatcaaatcGAAAGTGCAGTCGCCTTTACCGGCCTCGATTACGTGGGGAAAATCGCTCCAACCGGGATATACCTCCTTGATGTTATGGTTCGATTATTTAACTAGGCCACAGGAAGACCCCTCGCCAAAAATGGGCTTTTGGGATAAGTTTAGATTTCTCGTACATGGAAAATGGACATACGATTTTTCAGAGGTCAGCAAATTTCATCTGAACATCAAAGGCTCTCAACATCCATATAAGATTGCCGATGACGGAGCAGGGCTCTCTTTTTGTTGGTCAGGTGGGACAACGATTCACATTCATAAGTCGGAAGATCCTAAAGAGCTTCTTAATATCGAATCGAAACAATTTCAGCTGGCGGTTAGAGATTTCACTGCTACAAACAAGTTTGATAAAGTTCTTATGAAGCTGGCAGGACATGTAATATGGAAATTGGGGCTTTTATTTGAACAAGGTGATATTCACAAAGCTGGTGAGGAGGCCAGGTTGCCCCCCTGCAAGCCTCATTATGAAGTTGAACTTGTTCATCCAAGCCATGTCACAGACTTTGAAAGCTATGACTCTTTCAGTGGTTTCAGGAGTGATTTCATTCACATGTCAATCGGTGTTTACTCGTCTGCAAAGGGGTCTTCAAATAATCTTTATCTCGCACCTCATTCAGTTTATCATTTCTTGAATTGGTGGAATTTGTTTCACACATATACATCCGGGCCAATAAGGCAAGGTCCACTATTCACCGATTTGGTGCAGAACCCCATGAAGTTTGGAAAATCTCTATTCACTCTAAAATACCAATTACATCTAGAACCATTGGTACTAACTCACGTCTACCGTCATTATACGGACTTTGATGATACCAATCACGTTTCTTTTACTGGCTTAAAAGGAAAGGTTCAAGCATTAAGAATTGAccttcatcaaaaaagagtaAAATTGACGCATACTAAtgagaaattgaaaagatccaAGCCTGTATGGAAATTCAAGATGTCCACAGGAGAATTGGATTGCACTGAGGCAGATATCAGAATTCTATCTGCAATTTTTGACAGGTCAGAAGGAGATGAGATTTTGGCTTCACGATTCGGATTTCGTACGGATCAGAAGTCCTTCAAACCACCTTTGTTCGTGgtgaatgaaaaagaactAAAGGAAAGTGAGTGGTATGATTACGAGGACTACATAGATTTGGATCAAGTGTCACTGGAATCATCGatacttttcaaacttGAAGCTATTCCTCTAATGTATTCTCCTCGCATATCTTATTTCAGAaaaattaatgatgatggCTACGTTGTCCCATTTCCCTTTGGAAGAGAGGAGTCTCATGATTGTATGATTGGTAAGAATCATCCAGAGCGTACCCAAGAGCATCTGGTGCGTCAAAGAGTTGCAGAAATCGAAAAGGATATAAAAAAGGTTGCAAAGCACTTAGAATCAGTTCAGCAATCGCAAGAGGGACCTGgaaacataaaaaaagttgagGCAAAGGTGGCAGCGCTCACTGCCAGTCTTCATGAATTGAAGCATAGACTGCACATTGTGCATATAATACTTGATGATTTAAAACTTTCTGAAGTTGCACCTAGCATATACTCTTCTGGAGATTCCGAAAGCTCAGTGTCCAGCAGCTTTGACTCAAATGATGACAGTGATGAAAGTCATATTAGTGATTCTCCTTTACTTAGGTCCACCACAATTGAGTCTTTCAGGTCAATGAGGCAAGCATCAAGTTTGCAGGTCAATTCCACTTATGACAATAGATTCATTGTCCATAGCATCCAGTTCAAGATAAATAAGATTATTCGACagcatctttttgaatatgCATCCAATGCATTCGAAAGAAAATCgatgcaattttttctcaCATATAAATCAGTcatgattttgaaggagCTGCTAAACACCACGATCGTGGATGCGAAAACATCATCGAGTGATTTTGACTCTTTTGGTACTGACGAGGGTGTATCCAATGCAGAGTTTGTACAGCGATTTGAAGAGTTGATACGTGAAGTACCAAGTGATAACTtcgattttgttgataGTTACTTGTTTAGACTAATCTCACCACAATTGCAATTTATGTCCGATGTTGAACCTGACAGCGCAGTAATCTTGGCCGCTAGAGATATCGAGATGGGCATTATTGATATAATGCAAATCATAGGCAAATCGGGACAAAGGATCCCGATGGATATTGATACCATAGTGGAAACGAGGTACTGTGCTGTATCCAAGGATATACAGTTATTCACTCTTTCAAAGCAGGATATCATTTCCACAGGAGGTAAAGGCTTCCATCAAAATGGTTATGGCATGCATGAGGACTCCAAGTTTTGGCCTCCGTGGATTCCTCTAGAAATGTGTTATGACGGCGCACTACTCGAAAAGCATGTTTTTTTGAGGAGAAGATCAATGTTCTTTACCTATACGTCGCCCAATCCCTTATTTTTCACTGATGAAGATACAACAGGATTGTCCAAAGAGGCGAAGTTTCGGGTCGGTTTTCCAGGTCTTGTTCTCACTTCGACGTCTCAACAATACTGTGCAGTTTACAATATAACTCAAGATTTATTGTCTTTCCAATCAACGTTAGATGAAAAAGTCGAAAAGTTAGCGAAAGTTATTTTGGCGGATGAGGTTAGAAATAATCTAGAGAAACTTGACGTATCGGTTGTTACAACCCTCCAGCGAAAAGTGAAAGATCTCTATTACACACGTGAATTTCTGAAAGTGCATGACCATAGGCTTTATAACAAAACAGCACAAGAGTTGACTTATGAAATACAGACTACCCTTTTGGAGCTCTCTATTTTGATGACAGCCGTAAAGAAGAACTATGATCGTCTTGTAAGTGGAAGTAAATCATCGCAAAAGAAACTTAACTGGCATATTGGAACGGATGAACTCATTTGGGAACTGtacgatgatgaaactaAACCATTTATGACGATAGGTTTAGGCCCATCAAACTACATAAGATCACAGATTTCCAATGGATTGAATAGCAACATGATTGCTATTTCCTCTTTGCAGTGCTTTAACCAGCAAGAAGCACCTGTTTATTTAGAGCTTTTAGCTCCCTTTGAAGATAATCCTCACTATGACAAGTCAATACCTATGGTCGAATTATCCTGGAAGCAGGGCCCTCCAATTGGTGGTATAGCCGATCTAGAGAGCATGATCATATCATTACAGCCAATATTATTCAAGATGGACCATATCACCTCggaaaaaataatgaattaTATGTTTCCGGCTAAGGAAAAGATGCAAGCCATTATTTCGCCAGTACCGAAACAAACCTCGATCTCAACTGTGTTGAACTCTCAAGGCATACGTCGTAGTCCCTCCGTAGGTAGCTTGTCTTCTGGAAGATCAAGCTCCGAAGGTAAGGACTTCGATTCCCCGGATACAACTAGTGTCTTTTCGTCTTCAGATGCAGCTTCGATAATCAAGAGAAATCCAAAGAAGATTACCACAtctattttgaatcaacccgatgaaaatattaatgaGATGGTGAAAAGATCAGGAACGTTTTTTAATGTTAAAACAATCTtaattaaaaaaacaaccaTGTCCGTTTGTTATAAAGGTGCCCATCATGTTCTTACTGATGTCAATAACTTAATTGTGAAAGTTCCAAACCTGACTTATGTCAACAAAGTGTGGTCAAgagatgaattttttgcGGCACTCAAAAGGGATATAACGAAAGTTGTTGTTCAGCATTTAGGTACCATAATCGGTAATAAGTTCATTCCGCATAAGAAGGAAAACAAGTTGAAAGCTTCAATGGACATATCACAGCTCCTGAGCTTGGAAGCTCGCACAGAGAACAGCTCAATTGCTTCCAGTAATTATCATGTTCACAGAATCAAGAAGAAACACTCGGGTACATCATCgaaaaattccaaaaacaCTACGATTCCAACAAATGATGACTCTGAAGTTAAGCCTTTTTTCCCTACCGCTGAGGATACATTGCAATGA